The Benincasa hispida cultivar B227 chromosome 9, ASM972705v1, whole genome shotgun sequence genome has a segment encoding these proteins:
- the LOC120085925 gene encoding carnosine N-methyltransferase-like isoform X2, with product MLQAFEPPIDMSQDTDCCDDSCPDHAHDDQFCCRGERNVNDYLFSRESNVCSGEPTSTSGRMCSLESRQICCPEGASDSPKASTINQEVENGVNHDPAHPNDDQHLEEKEITDKHSGHCVSDCNGNDCSSSHEWLDPSLQLNVPLVDVDKVRCIIRNIVRDWAAEGQKEREQCYKPILEELDSLFPDRKKESPPACLVPGAGLGRLALEISCLGFISQGNEFSYYMMICSSFILNHTQKVGEWTIYPWIHSNSNSLSDSDQLRPVSIPDIHPASAGITEGFSMCGGDFVEVYSDPSQVGLWDAVVTCFFIDTAHNIIEYIEVISRILKEGGVWINLGPLLYHFADMYGQEDEMSIEPSLEDVKKIISHYGFVFEKERTVETTYTTNPRSMMQNRYYAAFWTMRKKSATEDPTH from the exons ATGCTTCAG GCATTTGAACCTCCAATTGATATGAGCCAAGACACTGATTGTTGTGATGATTCATGTCCTGATCATGCCCATGATGATCAATTTTGTTGTAGAGGAGAAAGGAATGTCAATGATTATTTATTTTCCCGGGAGAGCAATGTATGTTCTGGTGAGCCAACCTCAACAAGTGGAAGAATGTGTTCTTTAGAATCCAGACAAATCTGCTGTCCTGAAGGTGCAAGTGACTCGCCTAAGGCATCAACTATCAACCAG GAAGTGGAAAATGGTGTGAACCATGATCCTGCTCATCCGAATGATGATCAACATTTGGAAGAGAAGGAAATCACAGATAAACACAGTGGACACTGTGTTTCCGATTGCAATGGAAAT GACTGTTCATCATCGCATGAGTGGCTGGACCCATCTCTACAGTTGAATGTTCCATTGGTTGATGTGGATAAG GTCCGTTGTATTATAAGGAACATAGTCAGGGATTGGGCTGCTGAG GGTCAAAAAGAGCGTGAGCAGTGCTATAAGCCTATCCTTGAAGAGCTAGATTCCCTCTTTCCAGATCGAAAAAAAGAGAG TCCGCCTGCTTGTTTAGTCCCTGGAGCTGGACTTGGACGACTGGCTCTAGAGATTTCATGTTTAG GTTTTATAAGTCAGGGGAATGAATTTTCGTACTACATGATGATATGCTCCAGTTTTATTCTTAATCA TACCCAAAAGGTTGGTGAATGGACAATATATCCCTGGATCCACAGCAATAGCAACTCGCTTTCAGATAGTGATCAACTTCGTCCTGTTTCAATACCAGATATCCATCCTGCAAG CGCAGGGATTACTGAAGGTTTCTCAATGTGCGGTGGTGATTTTGTTGAAGTATACAGCGATCCAAGCCAAGTAG GACTTTGGGATGCAGTTGTGACTTGTTTTTTCATTGATACTGCTCataatattattgaatatatagaGGTCATATCCAGAATCTTGAAAGAAGGAGGA GTGTGGATAAATCTGGGTCCCCTGCTATACCATTTCGCAGATATGTATGGTCAAGAAGAT gAAATGTCCATTGAACCAAGCCTAGAGGATGTGAAGAAAATTATATCGCACTACGGCTTTGTGTTTGAG AAGGAAAGGACAGTTGAGACGACATACACAACAAATCCTAGATCAATGATGCAA AATCGATATTATGCTGCATTCTGGACTATGAGAAAAAAATCAGCTACAGAGGATCCGACACATTAA